The genomic segment TCAGTCAGGATTTGAAGAACGAAATGTCAGGGGTGAAAGGATTCTCACCAACTAACTTGAAGTACATGAGCTACTTTTATAAGCTCTATGCACCATTACAGGCAAATTGTCCGCAGCTTGCGGACAATTTTATAGAGGACTTGTATGTTACAGATATTCAGCGAGTTGTAGCACAAAGTAAAAATCGTCCGCAAACTGCGGACGATTTCAAATTGCTTTTTCTTATTCCTTGGGACCACCATCGTCGTATCATAGATAAGTGCAAGGGCAATATGGATAAGGCTTTGTTCTTTGTAAGAAAGACTTGGGAGAACAATTGGGGGCGTGACGTTCTGCTCAACTGGCTTGACACAGACCTTTATGAGCGTGACGGCAAGGCTATCACCAACTTCCAGGCTACGCTTCCTGCTATACAAAGCGACTTGGCGCAACAGATAACCAAAGACCCTTATCAGTTGGATTTCCTTAACTTAAGGGAGAAATATGACGAGCATGACATTGAGGAAGAATTGGTGAATAATGTAACACGTTTTCTTTTGGAACTAGGAAAGGGATTCTCTTATATGGGCAGACAGTTTCGTTTGGAGGTAGGTCAGCAGGAGTTCTTCCCAGACTTGCTGTTTTACAATGCCCACCTCCATGCCTATGTAGTCATAGAGCTAAAAGCCCAGTCGTTCCATCCATCATTCTTGGGACAACTAAGTTTCTATGTGTCGGCCATCAACCATCAGTTCAAGACCGACATAGACAATCCTACCATTGGCTTGCTTATCTGTAAGGACAAGGACAACGTAGTGGCTAAATATGCCTTGGAGTCATACAAGGAACCAATGGGTATATCGGAATATCAGCTCTCCAAACTCTTCCCGAAAGACTTCAAATCATCTATGCCGACTATCGAGGAATTGGAAAAGGGGTTGAAAGATAACTAAAAGTAACGGAACTGTTTTTGCATGAACAAAGAAGAAATAAAACAAGAACCTAATGATGGGCTGATAGCTCGCATATTAGGAGGAACACCCACTATTTTACAGAAGGTGTTCTTTATACTTATGGCATTTTCGCTGATATTATGGCCCTTGGGATGCTATGTTTCTATATTCTTCTTTGATGCCCCTGTTCGCTCTGATGTAGACAAAATATGTCGTTATGGTATGCTTATAACCAT from the Segatella copri genome contains:
- a CDS encoding PDDEXK nuclease domain-containing protein; this translates as MAKKNIDLAVVLHDDCDYKDWLVELKERFYSHRLKASCATNGYLLDFYWKLGRDIEAKQYTNTYGSGFYKNLSQDLKNEMSGVKGFSPTNLKYMSYFYKLYAPLQANCPQLADNFIEDLYVTDIQRVVAQSKNRPQTADDFKLLFLIPWDHHRRIIDKCKGNMDKALFFVRKTWENNWGRDVLLNWLDTDLYERDGKAITNFQATLPAIQSDLAQQITKDPYQLDFLNLREKYDEHDIEEELVNNVTRFLLELGKGFSYMGRQFRLEVGQQEFFPDLLFYNAHLHAYVVIELKAQSFHPSFLGQLSFYVSAINHQFKTDIDNPTIGLLICKDKDNVVAKYALESYKEPMGISEYQLSKLFPKDFKSSMPTIEELEKGLKDN